The Desulfovibrio sp. genome has a window encoding:
- a CDS encoding Crp/Fnr family transcriptional regulator: MSGRHQKARTSLLEILLKEENKELLSQLNERSFRKRHLIFMPYHKEDLIFIVKEGKLRVYLGLDGKELSMAILGPGDVYSTHTRAYVEALEDASILTCPSFKFFKLAAELQSLNFALVTSLGTMMSGAITIIENLYFNCTDKRVAAFFYEQAVLNGERTAAGTYLDVGLTVDNIAKIVGSSRQTVSTLISNLEKDGILKKLARGEYLIKDMEDLQVIANSCPE; this comes from the coding sequence ATGTCCGGCCGACACCAGAAGGCAAGAACGAGCCTGCTTGAAATACTCTTGAAGGAAGAGAACAAAGAGCTTCTCTCCCAGCTCAACGAGCGCAGTTTCCGCAAGCGTCACCTGATCTTCATGCCCTACCACAAGGAAGACCTGATCTTTATCGTGAAGGAAGGGAAGCTCCGGGTTTACCTCGGGCTTGACGGAAAAGAGCTCTCCATGGCCATCCTGGGTCCCGGCGACGTCTACAGCACCCACACCAGGGCCTATGTGGAAGCCCTGGAGGATGCTTCCATCCTCACCTGCCCGTCCTTTAAATTTTTCAAGCTCGCCGCTGAACTGCAATCCTTGAATTTCGCGCTGGTTACATCGCTCGGAACAATGATGTCCGGGGCCATCACCATCATCGAGAACCTGTATTTCAACTGCACGGACAAACGCGTTGCCGCATTTTTCTACGAGCAAGCGGTACTCAATGGAGAAAGAACGGCAGCCGGAACCTATCTCGACGTCGGCCTGACAGTGGACAACATCGCCAAGATCGTCGGATCATCCAGACAAACAGTGTCCACGCTCATCTCGAATCTTGAAAAAGACGGAATTTTGAAAAAACTCGCGCGCGGTGAATATTTAATTAAAGATATGGAAGACTTACAAGTCATCGCCAATTCCTGCCCCGAGTAA
- a CDS encoding 2-oxoacid:ferredoxin oxidoreductase subunit beta produces the protein MSIKKYIRSRFFPHIWCPGCGHGTVLNGLLRALDGLGINKNSVVMVSGIGCSSRISGYVDFHTLHTLHGRALAFATGVKLSRPELKLIVPMGDGDALAIGGNHFIHAARRNIDITAIVMNNRVYGMTGGQYSPLSGEGTLSTTAPLGNIDQMFDVAALAQAAGASFVARTTSYHVKELSKVLMKAISHKGFSVVEVLSQCPTYFGRKNKQGDAVSMMEGYKSGTTPIGSKAKQENPDLIERGIFVERQSPEYCEEYAKIMDKAQKKKAKA, from the coding sequence ATGTCCATCAAGAAATACATCCGCTCCAGGTTCTTCCCGCACATCTGGTGTCCGGGATGCGGGCACGGAACCGTGCTCAACGGACTGTTACGGGCCCTGGACGGGCTTGGCATCAACAAGAACAGCGTGGTCATGGTGTCCGGCATCGGCTGCTCCTCCAGGATATCCGGCTACGTGGACTTCCACACCCTGCACACCCTGCACGGCCGGGCTTTGGCCTTTGCCACGGGCGTGAAGCTTTCCCGGCCGGAACTCAAACTCATCGTGCCCATGGGCGACGGCGACGCCCTGGCCATCGGCGGCAACCACTTCATCCACGCGGCCAGGCGAAACATAGACATCACCGCCATCGTCATGAACAACAGGGTCTACGGTATGACCGGCGGCCAGTACTCGCCTCTCTCCGGAGAGGGCACCCTGTCCACCACCGCCCCCCTGGGCAACATCGACCAGATGTTCGACGTGGCCGCCCTGGCCCAGGCCGCCGGCGCTTCCTTCGTGGCCCGCACCACCAGCTACCACGTCAAGGAACTCTCCAAGGTGCTCATGAAGGCCATCTCCCACAAGGGGTTCTCCGTGGTGGAGGTCTTAAGCCAATGCCCCACCTATTTCGGCCGCAAGAACAAGCAGGGCGACGCGGTGTCCATGATGGAGGGCTACAAGTCAGGCACCACGCCCATAGGTTCCAAGGCCAAACAGGAAAACCCGGACCTCATCGAGCGGGGCATCTTCGTGGAGCGGCAGTCCCCGGAATATTGCGAGGAATACGCCAAAATCATGGACAAGGCTCAGAAAAAGAAGGCCAAGGCATGA
- a CDS encoding acyl-CoA thioesterase, with product MDGVKVSDTRTDMPVRMLPQDANPAGNVHGGVILRQIDLVGGIVATRYARSRVVTASVDRVDFLAPVKVGEVMVLKSCVNFVGSTSMEVGIRVEAEDMLTGETRHAATAYMTFVAMDESGKPGKLPPLILETPEDRRRFDEAEQRRAVRKEERRRERTG from the coding sequence ATGGACGGGGTGAAGGTTTCGGACACGCGCACGGACATGCCCGTGCGCATGCTGCCCCAGGACGCCAATCCCGCGGGAAACGTCCACGGGGGGGTAATACTTCGCCAAATCGACCTTGTGGGCGGCATCGTTGCCACCCGCTACGCCAGATCCCGGGTGGTCACAGCGTCCGTGGACCGGGTGGACTTCCTGGCCCCGGTAAAGGTGGGCGAGGTGATGGTGCTCAAGTCCTGCGTGAACTTCGTTGGTTCCACGTCCATGGAAGTGGGGATACGCGTCGAGGCCGAGGATATGCTCACCGGGGAAACCCGGCATGCGGCCACCGCCTACATGACCTTCGTGGCCATGGACGAGTCCGGAAAGCCAGGAAAACTGCCGCCGCTTATTCTTGAAACCCCTGAAGACCGGCGCAGGTTCGATGAAGCCGAGCAGAGGCGCGCGGTCCGCAAGGAGGAACGGCGCCGCGAGCGGACGGGCTGA
- a CDS encoding 2-oxoacid:acceptor oxidoreductase family protein produces MDKGRLVFSGSGGQGVITAAIILAEAAVLHEGLVAVQSQSYGPEARGGATRSDVIISDEPIHYPKVLQPNVLVCLTQEAYNKYSPIIRPGGLLITDTRYVTTQRSVDARHVELPLYESVLEKLAQPIVLNICMLGALLGLTRIVRPESILKVLETRIPPAFLDVNRQALELGMALGTGVKL; encoded by the coding sequence ATGGACAAAGGCAGATTGGTTTTTTCCGGCTCGGGCGGCCAGGGCGTCATCACCGCCGCCATCATCCTGGCCGAGGCGGCCGTGCTGCACGAGGGGCTGGTGGCTGTACAGTCCCAGTCGTACGGGCCGGAAGCCAGGGGAGGCGCAACCCGCTCCGACGTCATCATATCCGACGAGCCCATCCACTATCCCAAAGTCCTCCAGCCCAATGTCCTGGTGTGTCTGACCCAGGAGGCCTACAACAAGTATTCGCCCATAATACGGCCCGGCGGCCTTCTCATTACGGACACCCGCTACGTCACCACCCAGCGTAGCGTGGACGCACGGCACGTGGAGCTGCCCCTGTACGAGTCCGTGCTGGAGAAGCTGGCCCAGCCCATAGTGCTCAATATCTGCATGCTGGGGGCGCTCCTGGGGCTCACCAGGATAGTCAGGCCCGAATCGATCCTCAAGGTTTTGGAAACGCGCATCCCGCCGGCTTTTCTGGATGTGAACCGGCAGGCGCTCGAACTGGGCATGGCGTTGGGAACGGGTGTTAAGCTCTGA